From Pseudomonas sp. G2-4:
GCCAACTCTCCGGCGGCCAGCAACAGCGCGTGGCGATTGCCCGTGCCCTGGCGATGGACCCGGTGGTGATGCTGTTCGACGAACCGACCTCGGCCCTTGATCCGGAAATGGTCAACGAAGTGCTCGATGTGATGGTGCAACTGGCCCACGAAGGCATGACCATGATGTGCGTGACCCACGAAATGGGCTTCGCCCGCAAAGTGGCGAACCGGGTGATCTTCATGGACCAGGGCCAGATCATCGAAGACTGCAAGAAGGAAGAGTTCTTCGGCGACATCAGCGCTCGTTCCGAACGTGCGCAGCATTTCCTTGAGAAAATCCTGCAGCACTAAGCGCCACTTCCTTTGGACCGGCTCCTGTGGCGAGGGAGCTTGCTCCCGCTGGGTCGCGCAGCGACCCCAAAACCGGCGAATGCGGTGTGTCTGGCACACCGCATCAACCCTATTGCGACTGCTGCGCAGCCGAGCGGGAGCAAGCTCCCTCGCCACGGGGCCGCGCTCGAAGGATGACGGCTGCCACACTGGTTGACCCAAGGCTTCTGTGATGAAATGCGACCCCACCCTCTATCGCGCCGCGCCGCCATCACTTGCCGTGAAGCCCCGTCTGATCCGCCATCTGTTCCTGCCGCCGCTGATCATTGCCCTGATGATCGGCCTGGGTTACCTCGGCTTCTGGATCAGCGAGCACTACGGCGTTCGTGGCCTCGCCGAAAACGGTGAGCGCCAGCTGGAGCTGCACGCCCGTGCGGTCGAGAGCGAGATCAGCAAGTACACCTACCTGCCCAGCCTGCTGGAGCTTGAATCCAGCGTCTCGCAATTGCTCGACGACCCGACGCCCGAGCATCGCCGGACCGTCAACGAATACCTCGAAGGCCTGAATCGGCGCAGCCGCAGCCGGGCGATCTATGTCATGGACACCACCGGCCGGGTCATGGCCACCAGCAACTGGCGCGACGTCGACAGTTACCTGGGCGAAGACCTGTCCTTTCGCGCCTATTTCCAGAACGCCGTACGCGGCCAGCCGGGACGCTTCTACGGCATCGGCAGCACCAACGGCGAACCCGGCTACTACCTGGCCCATGGCCTGGAGCAACAGGGCAAGATCATCGGCGTCGCCGTGGTCAAGGTGCGCCTCGAAGCCATGGAAGAACGCTGGCAGCGAGCACGCCTGGAGGCCTTCGTCAGCGATGAGAACGGCATCATCATTTTGTCCAGCGACCCGGCGCGACGGCTCAAATCCGTGCGCCCCCTGAGCGACGAAACCAAGGAACGCCTGGCCCGCAGCCTGCAGTATTACTGGTTCCCGCTGAACGAACTGGTGCCTCTGGCCCGGGAACACCTGGCCGAGGGCATGGAGAAGCTGACCTTCCCGGCCAACACCGAACTGATGTCCGACGAACGCGCCATCAGCTACTTGTCACAGTCCCGCCCCTTGAGCGACACACCCTGGAATTTTACCCTGCTGACTCCGCTTGAAGACCTGCGCCGCCAAGCGATCAACCAAGGCATCCTGGTGGCCGTGGCCTTCGCCCTGGTGGCGTTCCTGCTGATCGCCTGGAATGAGCGGCGCAAGGTCATCGCCACCCGCCTCGCCGCCCGCGAAGCCTTGCAACAAGCCAACAACCAGCTCGAGCGTCGGATTACCGAACGCACCACCGACCTGCGGGCCAGCAACGAACGACTCAAGGGCCAGATCCGCGAACGACGGCAGGCCGAAGAGACCTTGCGCCGGGCCCAGGACGAACTGGTACAGGCCGGTAAACTGGCGGCCATCGGCCAGATGTCCACCAGCATCGCCCATGAACTCAACCAGCCGCTGGCGGCGCTGCGCACCTTGTCCGGTAATACCGTGCGCTTCATGGAGCGCGGCCAGCTGGATATCGCCAGCACCAACCTCAAGACCATCAACGAATTGATCGACCGCATGGGCCGGATCACCGCCAGCCTGCGCTCCTTTGCCCGACGCGGGGACGACCATGGCCAAGCCAGCCTCGGCAAGGGCGTCGAGGCCGCGCTGCAACTGCTGGGCACTCGCCTTGAAAGCCTGAAGATCCAGGTTCATACCAATTTCACCGACGTCCAGGTGCAAATCGACCAGACGCGCCTGGAGCAGATCCTGGTGAACCTGATCGGCAACGCCCTGGACGCCATGCAGAGCCAACCCGAGCCTCAGCTATGGCTCGAAGGCCAGGCCGGCGACGGCAAATATCGCCTGCGCGTGCGGGATAACGGCCACGGCATTGATCCGGAAACACGCAAGCATCTGTTCGAACCCTTCTTCACCACCAAACCCGGCGAACAGGGCCTGGGCCTGGGCCTGACGCTCTCCGCCAGCCTGGCCGCCGCCACAGGCGGATACCTGGGCGTCGAGCACCCGGTTGAGGGCGGTGGGACCACATTTGTCCTCAGTTTACCGTTGGTAAGCCTTTTACCTGCCGAGCCGCTATGAACAACGACCTGAGTGTACTGATCGTCGAAGACGACCCCCATGTCCTGCTGGGCTGCCAGCAGGCCTTGAGCCTGGAAGACATTCCCAGCATCGGCGTGGGCAGTGCCGAAGAGGCCCTGGAGCGAATCGACGATAACTTTGCCGGCATCGTCATCAGCGACATTCGCCTGCCGGGCATCGATGGCCTGGAGCTACTGACACGCCTCAAGGCACGGGACCGCAGCCTGCCGGTGGTATTGATCACCGGACATGGCGACATCTCCATGGCCGTCGGCGCCATGCAGAAAGGTGCTTACGACTTCATGGAGAAACCCTTCTCCCCCGAACGCCTGGTGGACGTCGCCCGCCGCGCCCTGGAACAGCGCAGCCTGGCCCGAGAAGTTTCATCGCTGCGCCTGCAACTGGCCGCACGCGATTCCCTGGAAGGCCGGATCATTGGCCGATCACCCGCCATGCAGCACCTGCGTGCGCTGATCGCCAACGTCGCCGACACCTCGGCCAACGTGCTGATCGAAGGTGAAACCGGCACCGGCAAGGAATTGGTCGCCCGCTGCCTGCATGACTTCAGCCGACGCCACGACAAGCAATTCGTCGCGCTGAACTGCGGCGGCCTGCCGGAGAATCTGTTCGAAAGCGAGATCTTCGGCCACGAGGCCAATGCCTTTACCGGCGCCGGCAAACGCCGGATCGGCAAGATCGAGCACGCCGATGGCGGCACGCTGTTTCTCGATGAAGTGGAAAGCATGCCCCTGCCCTTGCAGATCAAGTTGCTGCGCGTGTTGCAGGAGCGCACCCTCGAACGCCTGGGCTCGAACCAGAGCGTGGCCGTGGATTGCCGGGTGATCGCCGCCACCAAATCCGACCTGGACGAAATGGGCCGAGCCGGGCAGTTCCGCAGCGACTTGTATTACCGACTCAACGTGGTGACCCTGGAACTGCCCCCCCTACGCGAACGCCGCGAAGACATCCTGCAGTTGTTCGAGCACTTCCTCCAGCAGTCGTCCCTGCGCTTCGACCGCACGGTGCCGGAGCTGGACAACCAGACCCTGTCGAACCTGATGAGCCACGACTGGCCGGGCAACGTGCGCGAACTGCGCAACGTCGCCGAACGCTATGCCCTGGGCCTGCCGGCCTTCAAGAAGTCCGGCGCCAGCAGTGGCAGCCAGGGCCTGGCCTTCGCCGAAGCAGTGGAGGCCTTCGAGCGCAACCTGCTGGTGGACGCCCTGCAACGCAGCGGTGGCAACCTGACCCAGGCCAGCCAGGAACTGGGGATGGCCAAGACCACGCTGTTCGACAAGGTCAAGAAGTATGGCCTGAGCCATTAATCGGGGCGCGGGCTTGCGCTGGGGCGACGCGGTTCACGGCTGAACCGGCCCGGCAGGAGCCTTCGCGGGCTCCTGCACGGTGAAGGGCGGATCAATACCCGACGGTGAACCGCGCCCGCGAAAACTGCGGCGTCTCCACCTCATCGATCATCGCGATGGCGTAATCGGCAAAGCTGATCCAGCTGCGCCCGGCGTCGTCGAACAACAGGTGTTCCTCGCCGATTCGGAACTGACCGGTGCGCTCGGTTTCGACGAACTCCGCCGAGGGCGAGAGGAAGGTCCAGTCCAGATCCTGTTCCTTGCGCAGTACATCAAGAAACAGCGCACCGGCACTGGCTTCGGCGAGGTACTCCTCGGGGAAACCCTCGCTGTCGATCACACGAGAGCCGTCCGGGAGCAACAACGATCCGGCCCCGCCCACTACCAGCAAGCGCTTGACCCCGGCGGCCTTCACCGGTGCGATGACCTTGTCGGCCGGCACGGTGGCGAAGTGGGCGGCGCTGATCACCACGTCATGCCCGGTGATGGCGACGATCAACGCTTCACTGTCCAATACATCCAGCTGCTTGCTGACCACCCCGGCCCTTTCGCCGATTTTTGCGGTGTTACGGGCAATGGCTGTGACGCTGTGACCACGACGCAGGGCCTCTTCCAACAATTGGCTGCCGGCCCGACCGGTGGCGCCGATGATTGCGATTTTGCTCATGGTGTTCTCCTGTGATTACACATAAATGCTATCGAAGGTGTGCTCGAAACGGACACGACAAATCTTTGTGGCGTTACATCGTTGTGGCGAGGGAGCTTGCTCCCGCTCGGCTGCGAAGCAGTCGCAAAACGGCTTATGCGGTGCGTCAGGTACACTCCACTTAATGAAATTGGGGCCACTGCGCAGCCCAGCGGGAGCAAGCTCCCTCGCCACAAAAGCTCGTCCGCCATAACATCAGCGATTCACCACTTCATCTCACCCTTGGCCACCTTGGCACTGAGCTCCAGGGAACTGTCTTCACCCAGGTTCGGGTAGCGCTTTTTCATCGCAGCAACCAGCGCAGCGGAGTCCTTGGCCCGGGCAGTTTCCTCGTCGAAAGCCTTGATGTAGTCGGCGGTGAATTTCACCGGCGCCAGGGACCGGGCACTTTCACCCAGGTAATGGCCCGGGATCACAGTGTCCGGTTGCAGCTTTTCAATACTTGCCAGCGTCCCCAGCCAATCCTGATGGGACTGCGGCGTCTGGGTATCGGCCATCCAGACGTGAATATTCTCGGCCACCACCACACCGCCGACCACCGCCTTGATCGACGGGATCCACACGAAACTGCGATCCGGCTGCGGGCCATCAAGGCCGACGACCTGCAAGCGCTTGCCTTCCAGGGTCAGGCTGTCGCCCTTGAGGACCTGGGGCACGATGGCTTTGGCCGGTGCGTCGGTCTTCAGGATCGGCCCCCAATATTTCAGCTTGCCGTCCATGGTGTGCTTGATGTGCTCGACCGTCGGCGCGGACGCCAGGATCTTGGCTCCGGGGAACGCGGCTGTCAGGGTTTCCAGACCAAAATAGTAGTCGGGATCGCCGTGGCTGATGTAAATCGTGGTCAGTTGTTTGCCGCTGGCGCGGATTTTTTCCACGACCTGTTCGGCCTGGGCCTTGCCGAACTGGGCGTCCACCAGGATCGCCTCCTTCTCGCCGCTGACCAATACCGAGGTCACCGGAAAAATGGCCGCCGCGCCCGGATTGTAGACATCCAGCGTCAGGTCGGCGGCCCAGGTGTGGGCGGCAAAAGCCATCGATGCGGTCGCCAGCAACAGGCGCTTGAGTGGGGTGAATACGGTCATGGTGTGCTCCGTTGTCCAAAAGCCCGAGAAGGGAATGAAACGGAGCTTAATGACCTGGTTGATTTCAAAAAATGCGATGATTGAACATAGTTTGTTTCTGAAATCGAGCAAATCATGGATCGTCTACAAGCAATGCGGGTGTTCGTCACGGTGGTGGACCTGGGCAGCCAGTCGGCCACGGCTGAGCACCTGGACCTGTCGCGGCCAGTGGTGTCGCGGTATCTGGCGGAGCTGGAAGACTGGGTCGGTGCGCGGTTGATGCACCGCACCACGCGCAAACTGAGCCTGACCGCCGCCGGCACGGAGATCCTGCCGCGCTGCCGGCAAATGCTGGAGCTGTCCGGCGACATGCAAGCGGCTGTCAGCGCGCCGGACGACGCGCCACGAGGCATGCTGCGTATCAGCGCCAGCACCTCGTTCGGCCAGGCCCAACTGGCAAGCGCCATGGCCGAATACGTCAAGCGATACCCAGGGGTGAGCGTCGACCTGCAAATGCTCGACCGCACCGTGAACCTGGTGGACGAGCGCATCGACCTGGCGATCCGCATGAGCAACGACCTGGACCCGAACCTGATTGCCCGGCGCCTCACGGTTTGCCGCTCGGTGATCTGTGCCTCGCCCGGTTACTTGCGCGAACACCCGACACCGCAGCGGGTTGCAGATTTAAGCCGGCACAATTGCTTGACCCATTCCTACGTTGGCAAGAGCCTGTGGCATTTCGAGCAGGACGGTGAACAGGTTTCGGTGCCCGTACAGGGCAATATCAGCGCCAACGAAGCCAGCACGCTGCTGCGGGCCACCATGGCCGGCGCCGGCGTGGCGATGCTGCCCAGCTATCAGGCCGGCGCCCACATCAAGAACGGCGAACTGATCCGCCTGCTGGCCCACGCCGAGCCCCGCCAGATGAACATGTACGCGGTGTACGCATCACGCAAGCACATGCCCTCGGCGCTGCGCAGCATGCTGGATTTCCTGGTGCTGAAATTTCCCGAGGTTCCGGAGTGGGATGTGGGGTTGTAGAAAAATATTCACCTCACCACCGTCCCCCTGTGGGAGCGAGCTTGCTCGCGATAACGGTGTGACAGCCAGCAGAGATGTTGACTGACATTCCGCTATCGCGAGCAAGCTCGCTCCCACAGGGGCCATGGTAGTTTTCTCAAGTACCGTCCCAGGATTTCACCAATAGCCCGCCCCAAGGCATACTTGCCACCCTTCGCACTCCAGAACCCAAAACGGCCCCATGCGTATCCACGTCAGCTTCATCGACCGCGTCGGCATTACCCAGGAAGTCCTGGCGTTGCTCGGTGGGCGCAATCTCAATCTGGATGCGGTGGAGATGGTGCCCCCCAACGTCTACATCGACGCGCCGACCCTCAGCCCGCAAGTGCTGGACGAATTGCGCGAAGCGCTGTTCAGCGTACAGGGCGTGCAGGCGGTGACCGTAGTGGACATCCTGCCGGGCCAGCGTCGGCACTTACAGCTCGATGCGCTGCTGGCCGCCATGACCGACCCGGTGCTGGCCCTGGACAGCGCCGGCAAGGTCTTGCTGGCCAACCCGGCACTGATCGCCCTGTACGGTCGTGAACCGGCCGGGGAAAGCGTCGCCGAGCTGTTCGGTGACGAAGCCCTGTTGGGCGCGCTGCTGGAAAATGGTTTCCGCCTGCCGCTGCGGGAAATCACCCTCAACGGCCAGACCTTGCTGCTGGACGCCACGCCCATCACCGATGCCGGCGCCCTGCTGACGCTGTACCAACCGAACCGCATCGGCGAACGCCTGTCGGCGCTGCACCACGATCACGCCGAAGGCTTCGATGCACTGCTGGGCGAATCCCCGGCGATCCGCACCCTCAAGGCCCGGGCCCAGCGGGTCGCGACCCTGGATGCACCGCTGCTGATCCAGGGCGAAACCGGCACCGGCAAGGAACTGGTGGCCCGTGCCTGCCACGCCATCAGCACCCGCCACAGTGCGCCGTTCCTGGCCCTTAACTGCGCCGCCTTGCCGGAGAACCTGGCTGAAAGCGAGCTGTTCGGCTACGCCCCCGGTGCCTTCACCGGGGCGCAACGGGGCGGCAAGCCAGGGCTCATGGAGCTGGCGAACCAGGGCACGGTGTTTCTCGATGAAATCGGCGAAATGTCGCCGTATCTGCAAGCCAAGCTGCTGCGCTTCCTGAACGACGGCAGCTTTCGCCGGGTCGGCGGCGACCGGGAAATCAAGGTCAACGTGCGGATCCTCAGCGCCACTCACCGCAACCTGGAGAAA
This genomic window contains:
- a CDS encoding LysR family transcriptional regulator translates to MDRLQAMRVFVTVVDLGSQSATAEHLDLSRPVVSRYLAELEDWVGARLMHRTTRKLSLTAAGTEILPRCRQMLELSGDMQAAVSAPDDAPRGMLRISASTSFGQAQLASAMAEYVKRYPGVSVDLQMLDRTVNLVDERIDLAIRMSNDLDPNLIARRLTVCRSVICASPGYLREHPTPQRVADLSRHNCLTHSYVGKSLWHFEQDGEQVSVPVQGNISANEASTLLRATMAGAGVAMLPSYQAGAHIKNGELIRLLAHAEPRQMNMYAVYASRKHMPSALRSMLDFLVLKFPEVPEWDVGL
- a CDS encoding NAD(P)-dependent oxidoreductase; this encodes MSKIAIIGATGRAGSQLLEEALRRGHSVTAIARNTAKIGERAGVVSKQLDVLDSEALIVAITGHDVVISAAHFATVPADKVIAPVKAAGVKRLLVVGGAGSLLLPDGSRVIDSEGFPEEYLAEASAGALFLDVLRKEQDLDWTFLSPSAEFVETERTGQFRIGEEHLLFDDAGRSWISFADYAIAMIDEVETPQFSRARFTVGY
- a CDS encoding MBL fold metallo-hydrolase, encoding MTVFTPLKRLLLATASMAFAAHTWAADLTLDVYNPGAAAIFPVTSVLVSGEKEAILVDAQFGKAQAEQVVEKIRASGKQLTTIYISHGDPDYYFGLETLTAAFPGAKILASAPTVEHIKHTMDGKLKYWGPILKTDAPAKAIVPQVLKGDSLTLEGKRLQVVGLDGPQPDRSFVWIPSIKAVVGGVVVAENIHVWMADTQTPQSHQDWLGTLASIEKLQPDTVIPGHYLGESARSLAPVKFTADYIKAFDEETARAKDSAALVAAMKKRYPNLGEDSSLELSAKVAKGEMKW
- a CDS encoding sigma-54 dependent transcriptional regulator, giving the protein MLGCQQALSLEDIPSIGVGSAEEALERIDDNFAGIVISDIRLPGIDGLELLTRLKARDRSLPVVLITGHGDISMAVGAMQKGAYDFMEKPFSPERLVDVARRALEQRSLAREVSSLRLQLAARDSLEGRIIGRSPAMQHLRALIANVADTSANVLIEGETGTGKELVARCLHDFSRRHDKQFVALNCGGLPENLFESEIFGHEANAFTGAGKRRIGKIEHADGGTLFLDEVESMPLPLQIKLLRVLQERTLERLGSNQSVAVDCRVIAATKSDLDEMGRAGQFRSDLYYRLNVVTLELPPLRERREDILQLFEHFLQQSSLRFDRTVPELDNQTLSNLMSHDWPGNVRELRNVAERYALGLPAFKKSGASSGSQGLAFAEAVEAFERNLLVDALQRSGGNLTQASQELGMAKTTLFDKVKKYGLSH
- a CDS encoding ATP-binding protein codes for the protein MKCDPTLYRAAPPSLAVKPRLIRHLFLPPLIIALMIGLGYLGFWISEHYGVRGLAENGERQLELHARAVESEISKYTYLPSLLELESSVSQLLDDPTPEHRRTVNEYLEGLNRRSRSRAIYVMDTTGRVMATSNWRDVDSYLGEDLSFRAYFQNAVRGQPGRFYGIGSTNGEPGYYLAHGLEQQGKIIGVAVVKVRLEAMEERWQRARLEAFVSDENGIIILSSDPARRLKSVRPLSDETKERLARSLQYYWFPLNELVPLAREHLAEGMEKLTFPANTELMSDERAISYLSQSRPLSDTPWNFTLLTPLEDLRRQAINQGILVAVAFALVAFLLIAWNERRKVIATRLAAREALQQANNQLERRITERTTDLRASNERLKGQIRERRQAEETLRRAQDELVQAGKLAAIGQMSTSIAHELNQPLAALRTLSGNTVRFMERGQLDIASTNLKTINELIDRMGRITASLRSFARRGDDHGQASLGKGVEAALQLLGTRLESLKIQVHTNFTDVQVQIDQTRLEQILVNLIGNALDAMQSQPEPQLWLEGQAGDGKYRLRVRDNGHGIDPETRKHLFEPFFTTKPGEQGLGLGLTLSASLAAATGGYLGVEHPVEGGGTTFVLSLPLVSLLPAEPL
- a CDS encoding sigma-54-dependent transcriptional regulator, whose amino-acid sequence is MRIHVSFIDRVGITQEVLALLGGRNLNLDAVEMVPPNVYIDAPTLSPQVLDELREALFSVQGVQAVTVVDILPGQRRHLQLDALLAAMTDPVLALDSAGKVLLANPALIALYGREPAGESVAELFGDEALLGALLENGFRLPLREITLNGQTLLLDATPITDAGALLTLYQPNRIGERLSALHHDHAEGFDALLGESPAIRTLKARAQRVATLDAPLLIQGETGTGKELVARACHAISTRHSAPFLALNCAALPENLAESELFGYAPGAFTGAQRGGKPGLMELANQGTVFLDEIGEMSPYLQAKLLRFLNDGSFRRVGGDREIKVNVRILSATHRNLEKMVSEGSFREDLFYRLNVLNVEVPPLRERGQDILLLARYFMQQACAQIQRPVCRLAPGTYPALLGNRWPGNVRQLQNVIFRAAAICESSLVDIGDLDIAGTSVARQGDVEVESLEQAVETFEKHLLESLYVNYPSTRQLASRLQTSHTAIAHRLRKYGISGKP